The segment AATCCCTTTACATCCTTTAGATTTGAGCTTAATTGTCACTTCATCTGAGAGGCCTTTCTTGGCCATTTTATCCAAAATAGACCCCTGGTATTCTCAATGTCGGCCATATTTCCCCTAACATTTATCAGATTTTGCAATTATGTTGTCAGTTTACTTTCTGATCTctttccccagttcagttccgttgctcagtcgcatccgactctttgtgaccctatgaatggcagcagccaggcctccctgtccatcaccaactcctggagttcacccaaattcatgtccatcgagtcggtgatgccatccagccatcttcccCAGTATGAAGTTCCATTAGACCAGTGAACTTGAGTTCTGTTTACCTCTGATTTCTCAGAACTGTGCTGTTTGGGAAGCCACTAAACACATAAGGTTACTGAGTACTGCAAACCTGGCTCCTCTGAATTGAGGTGTGCAAGTAAGCATAAAATTCATACTGAATTTCAAAGACTTGGTATGAGAAAAGAATGTACAAGatcacattgattttttaaatattggttaCACGATGAAATATTTGGATAAATGGttaaatatatgattaaaatGAACTTCACcggttttactttttaaagtggcTACCAAAAGACGTTTAACTTCTATAGGTGACTCACATTATTTCTAGCCTCTATACTGCTGTCCCAGAGCCTAGTCCACTTTATGGTGAAATAACCAACGTTAAGAGAGACATTATGAATGGGTGAGTTAAGAGTTATAGTCTCTGCCTTCTATGAGGAAAATGGATACAGCATTGCCCTAAAAGTTAGGAGATCTGAGTCCTGGTCTTGGATTTTCTGGAATCACCGTGTGGCCTCGACAAGCACTACCCGACTCTGGGCATCAATTTGCCCATCCATCAGGCAGTTGGTCTCTGAGATCTGGAAGTGTATGAGAATAAGTGGCTAAGTGGCAGAGAAAagtggggaagcctggtgcaatAGCATTTCTGTTAGGTTCCAGGCTAACGCTACAGCTTCGGCCACAAGAGTAGGAGGCAGTGCGCATAAGAGACTAGACACCCAGAACCCAGCACTGGGACAGCCAGCTTCCTCGGGCCGACGTCACTGGAGCGCGACGGCATCGTCGGTCGGGTCCCCGCTCGAGACGGGGCAGCGGCTCAGAAGGTCCCTTCCGTGAAGGCGAGTGCCGGGCAAACAATCCCTAAGTCTCTTTGAGGCTCAGATCTCACTAAATCCTCTCCACCATCCTCCCTCTCATTTCACCCGTACCCGGTACAAGAACTGGAAGGTAAGAGCCAAGCGCCGAGCTCCCTGAGCGGAACCTCAGCGCGGCTGCGCAGAGCACGTGCGCATCCTCGCTGGGCTCCCGGCGATTGGCTGTGACGTAACTTCCGGTGTGAGCGGCGAAAGCCGGGAGGGCGAGTGAGAGAGGGAGCAGGCAGCAGGCAGCAGGGACAGGCAGCAGGCGGGCTGGCTGACCGACGGCACGAAGGGAGGGAGCAAGTGATCAGTGAGTGACCCAGCGAGGGAGGCCGCGTCCTGAAAGCAGCCGAGATTCTCCCTTCCTTCTGACACCCTCCCCGGAGCCCACAGCGCCTCCGGTCTCCAGCGGAGCGGACACGGCCCGGCCCGGCCATGGCCTCGTTGCTGAAGGTGGATCAGGAAGTGAAGCTCAAGGTAGCGGCACCGGCCCAGGCCTCCTTACCCCTCGCTTCGATCCCCGAGCTGTCTGACCGGTTTCCCATTCCCCGTGGCGTCTTTGTCTCCCTGGGGACACCAGCCCTGAGCTTCCGCTCGGCTcagcccagccccccacccctggggACGGCATCGGGGGAGAGGATAATATGGGGTGGCCTAATGTACCCTGTCTAATAGGGAAGACCTTCGCGGACACGTGGTGGACTTAGTGCTTTAGGCTAGTGACAGCCGAAAGCCCCCCAGCCCAGCAACGTCCCCGCTCCATACGCTGCTACTGCTCCTTCCCTTGGCGTCAGGGTTGCCTAGTATCCTAGGCCAGGTTTGGACGGGGGTTGACACGTTTGTGAGCTCACACCTCCCCCATCTACTTGTCTTTTGTCTGCTCTCAAAGTCAGACAGCTTCagactgggagggagggagggagggagggaagacaggTGGGTGCTGCCCTCAAGCCCCGCTTCCCTCTCCTGAGATGGAGAAATGgatcctcaaaaaaataaagtatttgcaGTCTGGGGGCCTCTCAGCTTCTCATTACAATTATAAGGTGAGGGAAAGACATTTGGATTTGGGCTTACCCAGCCTGCCTATACTTATGTTGCCAGCTGCTGATTTGCTCTTACTGAATTgctttccttgttaattttagGTTGATTCTTTCAGGGAGCGGATCACAAGTGAGGTGAGTGAAATAAGTAGAAAAGTGAGTGTTGGTTAATAGTTGGGAGTTCCCCAGAGAAGAGATATCTATAGAGACAGGCCTTCCCACAGTTACTAATTTGGTTGTATTTTCCCTCATCTTCAGGCAGAAGACTTGGTGGCaaattttttcccaaagaagttGTTAGAACTTGATAGTTTTTTGAAGGTGAGAGAcgcttttcttttccttagatTCCCCAACTTTCTTGGCCAAGGTCTTTCTGTCCAGTGGGACAGATGAGGTGTTGATTCTGTTTTGTTGTGTACACTAACGCACTCTCATTTCTTGCCTTTTGAATGAAATACTTCTTTGTTCATCTTGAAAAGACTAATGTTTTTGGGGGTGGGCGTCTCTCTTTCAGGAACCAATCCTAAACATCCATGACCTAACTCAGATCCACTCAGACATGAATCTCCCAGTCCCTGACCCCATTCTTCTCACCAACAGCCATGATGGACTGGATGGCGTAagtgtcctatatttttctttgtgttccgAAGCAATAGGGGTTCTCTGTTCTCTATTTCCTGGTCAGTTGAAACGTATTGAGAGGAGACAGTGGGATTTTTATCTGGAAATGAGGATTCTTAAGACATTACGACTCCAGAGCACCTCCTTTAGATCCTGATTTTCGTTTGTAGCATGCGGTGAATGTGTTAATGCTACTCTGTTAGAGTGAGTTTGAAATAGGACAGATAGCTATAGGTTCCCGCAAGTGATCTGGTCTGTCCCCACGACTCTAGGCAAGATTTTCCTTGTCCTGTAACTACAGTCCTAGCCTTTGTGTGTCTTTGGCACCTAGTCGTTACCAGTTATACGTCCACATTCTGTTATAACACTGATGACACTGTCTTGTTCTTTGTCTGTATCACTGTCTCACTGATAGAACTTGCCGTTCTGGAAAGCAAAAACTATCTTAATTATCTTTGTATCCCCAGCATCTAGCATTGTTCCCAGCACATAACAGTTGCTAAATACGTTTGTTGATTGAATATTGTGTGTTTTTATGGAATTGGCACATTTGCACATATTCCCTTAATTATCCTAACTCTGCATCCAGTGGTTCATTTTTCCTGTTGTTTGTAGTATTCTCCCTCCCctaattgcttatttatttatttatatttggccaCAGCATGCTCCttttgtgggatcttatttccccagccagggatcgaacctgggcctctggcagtgaaagtgccgagtcctaacccctagaccaccagggaattccccctaaTTGCTTCCTTTGTTTATACTTCTTGAAAGGTTGGTTTTCCCAGCAGAGTTTAAGTTGCATTTTGGCAAGAATCTTACCTTAAAGGCTTGTATGTGCTTAATAAATTGTGCATAACCTAAGACAACCTGTCTTAAGGAAGGGATTACACTTGCTTGAAGGGTAACTTATGATGGGGATGTGGATGTCCGACAGGctaattcccatctctttgtatCCTTAGCCCACTTACAAGAAGCGAAGATTGGATGAATGTGAAGAGGCCTTCCAGGGTAAGAGCTGcctttaccatctcccaccccaacccTTCCTGGTAGATGCAGAATGTGTTCTCCTGGCCAGGAAGCAGGATCTGATtttatttcccagagttcacaTTCCCATGTCCTCTAAGCATTATTATTTAGCACTTCCAATTAACAGGGAGGGTTTGTCTTAGTGTGGACTGTCAAGGGAGACAGGTTGAAGAGAACTACACATCACAGATTTTTCACAGAAATGCCAGTTCCGTGTTATTGTTTCCTCTTCGATAATAGTTGATACGTTAAGTCTGTAGAGCAGGGGTCCTCAGTCATGGTACTGGTCTGTGGCCACACAGCAGGGGGTGAGCAGTAGGCAAGCTAGCAAACCGTCATCTGTATTCACAGCTGCTCTCCATTGCTCGCACTACCACCTGAGCTCTGCCCCCGTCAGATCAGCAGAGGCATTAGAATCTCTTTAGAGTGCAAACCCTACTGTGAAAGAGGGATCTGGGTTGCGTACTCCTTATGAGAATCATCCAGAAGCCATGCTTCCTGAGCTCTCACAAATCCATGGGAAAAATAGAGCATATTTAAATTTCCTTATCCAGACTTTTGGAATACTGTAGACTTGTTGTTTAGCCTGTTAATCCATGTGttctcttttttattctgttgGGGGCGTCAGGTTGTGGATGGGGTTATGCCAGATGAAAGGCCAAGGTCATAGCGTCTCATGGggctgggaaagagagagagacctggAATGCTATGTCCTGCCCTTCCACACAAATAATTTAATCTTCCTCACATCCCTGCCAGGAACCAAGGTGTTTGTGATGCCCAATGGGATGCTAAAAAGCAACCAGCAGCTGGTGGACATTATTGAGAAAGTGAAGCCTGAGATCCGGCTGCTGATTGAGAAATGCAACACGGTGAGGCAGGGGCTAGTGAGCTGTGGGCTGACCCCAGATAACCCGGCTTAAACTGTGCTTGATGATGGGGCTGGGGGCATGGAGGTGATGTGGCAGCTGGCAGACTAAGTATCTCGGCTCCTGTGCTCCTGGCCTGTGGCCCCAACAGCATAAATTGTGTACTTCATGGCTTTAGGGGAAAGGGCTGAGGTCCTCATACGTGTATTTTGATCCCCTCACCCTCCAGGTCAAAATGTGGGTACAACTCCTGATTCCTAGGATAGAAGATGGGAACAACTTTGG is part of the Budorcas taxicolor isolate Tak-1 chromosome 19, Takin1.1, whole genome shotgun sequence genome and harbors:
- the PSME3 gene encoding proteasome activator complex subunit 3; protein product: MASLLKVDQEVKLKVDSFRERITSEAEDLVANFFPKKLLELDSFLKEPILNIHDLTQIHSDMNLPVPDPILLTNSHDGLDGPTYKKRRLDECEEAFQGTKVFVMPNGMLKSNQQLVDIIEKVKPEIRLLIEKCNTVKMWVQLLIPRIEDGNNFGVSIQEETVAELRTVESEAASYLDQISRYYITRAKLVSKIAKYPHVEDYRRTVTEIDEKEYISLRLIISELRNQYVTLHDMILKNIEKIKRPRSSNAETLY